Within Salvia splendens isolate huo1 chromosome 21, SspV2, whole genome shotgun sequence, the genomic segment GTTTATATGATGTGAGCAATCATGGACACTTAAGCTCTTAAGAATAAAAAATCTCTTCAATAGTTGAGCTTAGGCCAAGAGGTTATAAAGCCATTATAAACCTTCTACAAGATGTTTTTGTGGTGAAGTGAATTAGACctgaattttgaatttcaagTTTAGTATTTTTTGATTTAAGTTATTCGAATAATCTGTAAAACCAAGTCTTTGACTTGTTATTGTCTTTATAGAGTCAAGTCAGATGCTATTTTTTAGGAGTGTTATTAGTGGCTTAGTTAGTGTGTTAGTGGATTAGTTACTGATGCAGTACGTGTTTAGTGGAtaggtagtatttttttatcgaATGTAGAACTTGGATATATGATTTGTGATAATCACTCATATCTTAAATAGACAGAAAATACTACCTATCCACTAAGGACGTACTGCATCAGTAACTAATCCACTAACACACTAACTAAGCCACTAATAACACTCCTAAAAAATAGCAACTGACTTGACTCTAGATAGATTCTGGAAAGAACAAGTCAAAGATTGGTTTTACTGATTATTCGAATAACTTAAAACAGAAAATACTAAActtgaaattcaaaattcagGTCTAATTCACTTCACCACAGTTTTCTCAACtctttttcttcatttatttcaAACTGAGGAAAAAACTAAGTGCCATCTGCAAGTTCCATTCTACAATTGAATTTCCATTTTGATGTTTAAAAAGTTATCATCTGTGCTGAATTTCaaactatgacaattcttttgCAGTTCACCTCTACCTTTTAGACAGCCGATCCATGTGGTGGTTGGTGAACCAATTCTGGTGAAGAAAAATTCTCAACCTACTAAAGAAGAGGTATACCCTATACACCTTCGATGAAATAATTTATAAAGAACATAAATAGTATGTTGTGAAGTAGATCATCTTCAAATATCCGATTTTCAAATAGTTAACGAGACTGTACTGGTGATGGGATAATCAGCATAAACTTGAGATTAAGATAGGAAACAGCGGAAGCATTTCAATAAACATTATGTGCATTGGGAATGGCTTTATGTATGATTCTACAGTTCCTGGTAGTTTTGTAATTTGATTTGTGTACCATACAAGGTTACGGAGGTCCATGCCCGGTTTGTGGAAGCGCTTCAAGATCTTTTCCAAAGACACAAAGCAAGGGTCGGCCACCCAGACTTGCAGCTTAGGATTCTATAACAACCTTAATTTATATCAACAATTTATGTTGTTGTATATTATTCCTAGCtgatttgttatttttagtCCACTTGCATCTGCCCTAACaatccatttttagtaataataATGCTTAGATCACATCATCACTGATGGTGTTCTTAATATTTCTATCTTAGTCCTTTATTTGaatgagaaaaataaagttTACAAGAATTATTAGTTAGGACCATTTTATTAGAAAGAAATACATGTTTAAACTTTTGCTACATATTGTCCGCTGACACTATATGTAATGAGAATCATAAATGAAGTGTGTGTATTAACCTAATGGTTGAGTGGTTAATGCCTGGGACCGGGACCGAAGGTCTTGAGTTGAAGTTGATTAAACAACATAATTTTACATGGGTTGATCCATAAAAGACTTACGTCAACAGAAGAAGAATAtgaagaagcagaagaagaatGAATGAATCAATCTCTATACACACTAGCCTTCGACGTACGTATATATAAGAACAAAGATCTATGTTGAAATTAGCTCGCAAACTGCTTCATGCACAAACCGAATCGGACCGGCGGTTAACTGCCGGTtcataaaccggaaccggcgcggCGGTTCAcacggtccggttcaggttcaacaaaatgcgaaaccggaaccgccggtttaacaGTTAAACTGGCGGTTcaaccaaaatttaaaaaaaaatattttttatttataaaaattgatttttatatttaaaaacaatttttacaaataaatgaatacaagaaattcataatagcccatatatatttgatgggcttacgaatttatgaaaccattctaggttgtttctcttttatagagacatccttaaatattttttgtttcactttcaaaGCGGGacaaaataggttgaagtttcttttataactacatatttagatcatttattcatctttttccaatgtgagatacaaaactttcttttgttttctacttttctttattttttactacattgtactccctacgtcccctaataggagtcgttgtttgaccgggcacgagttttaagaaatgtaaagaaaagttggttgaaaaagttagtgaaatgtgagacccacttttttatattgattttataataaaatgtgagtggagtgagttagtggaatgtgagacctactaccatttatggtaaaaatgaagagtgactcttaatgggagacggcccaaaaaggaaattagcgactcttattcggggacggagggagtattattcactaagtttatctttatttttgttatgattctttttctaagacaaatttatagataataatagcatcaactagaatagtttaattaaatttgaatgttgcatgttgctaataatttgtatatttatagaatgtggacgtGTTCGAATAATTGTatttaaatgtaagtatgttgctaatttttctcaatatattgattaaaatgtgaaaaaacaacaattaatataattggtataataatgataaaaatagataactaaagaatgatttgtttagtggtataatatagtttatatatttatatattagtagtagaataatagtatgattttgtataatagttgttattctaatggatgtagtataatttatataaataaaattattatttgtgaatatattcttgatagataagaataaacacTTATTGAGTAATAAGATTTgcatatagataaataattattcatattacaGTTATAGctagattaatacaatttgtataataattattctcttaatgtgtataatggtatttattagttaacatacacataaacttatacataaaaaaaatcgataatgataaagaattaaagaataatactttatgtaattatatttgttgttaagttataataatagaagatagtcaagatataaattaatataaacaaagatgatggagatgtatcatgtagttataaataaggAGTTTTATCACATATTGAAAGAAAAAACAACACATCCAAGAACATGTAACTATAAAAGGGAATCATCCAAATCTGACTCCTTCACTTTTATATCCAACAACAAGGCCTTTTTGGATCAACACAGCCTGCCTTCATTTTAATGCGCCAAAGACTGaagtgaataaaatatactatctTCTTGTAGcgtatatataattcaaaaaaacCAAGTGGTTTAAATCAGCTCGCAAAATGCTTCAATAACTGATTCAACCAACTCCAAAGTATCCCATGCAGTTGGATCAAGCCGATGTTAAACACAGCCATTCAAACATATACTTATAAATGTATAAAAGGTGCGCAcctattttgaatttttattttttagcatacTATAAAACTGAACACACACTTCTCCTCTAATCGCTCAAATACAATGAATTTGGAACTGAGGTGTTAGTTTCTTTACACTGAATCAGTTACAATCTAAACAAATTCACTACACAATAATTTGGAGGATAATAAAAATTGCGATGCCATTAGACCCTCATATTCAGCAGGGCAATGATAACATAATGTACAAGATTATGACACTCACCAGTAGGGAATCTATATTTGCCTTTTcacaaatatataaatacacactttaataaaatcGGGCAAAAGAGCAAACACAAAAATTCATTCGGTATTTTGCAGTCGTAATATTGCCTTTTCAAGCAGCAGACTGCTGCAGTCCAGAGTCCGTCACCATTGATACCAGGTCCAATTCTTCATCAGAATCGATAACATCTTCGAAATCATAATAAGGATTTACCTACCAATATCGTTAAACCAACAATCAGAGCAGTGAAAAATCATTCATTTTTCTGTATGAAATATCTATCTCCACCATAACACATGTACTAAGAGTCAAACACTTATCCTCCATCTTCCGATTGAAGCTTTTCTATTCAAGTTCCCAAATTATATAATATAGAATTGTAAATCAAATGATAACAGGTTCTTAAAATGATAGTAACATAATATCAGAATGATACATGACTAGTACCTATTTTTCATAATATTGACAAATAGGAAACTTTTACCTTTGGTCTTGGGGTTACAGCTTCAAAGCTGTGAAACATTGGTGTGTCGAAGTTTGGAGGTTCCAAGACAATATAGGCTCCTTTGTTTTTATAACGCTCTTCTGTTGCCTGTGAATAAGACGAAAGATTGAGATGAAAATCGTAAAAATGCATTTTAGAACTTCTGAGTTCTAGACTCCTGGATTAAATTTGTCATATAACTTTCCAAACATGATTTGAAATCTACCAAAATTGTGTGCCAGAGTACCGAAAAAATAACAGTTCTAACTAATTGATAGTTCATGCAACATTTTTCCAAACATAATTTGGCATATATATGATCAAACTCTAATCCCTGATTCTAGAGCTGGAACGGACATTATTTTTCAGTTTTACAATTTTCATCCAGAAACCAATTTTTCCCGGTATAAGAACTCCCATGTCTCCAAAATTCTCAATCAAACACCCCAAGTTTCTCATTTAATTATTAGTGTAAATGATAGGGAGTACAAGATAAGGTCTAATGATTcctactattttaattttttttgggtCTTTAGAAAATGCTTCGCATGTGGCATAATCCAATTGTGTTAACTTTCTATGTTCTTTACCCCATAAGGAGCATGGTCAAACCAACTTTAATACCATAGTACCTAAGGTAAATAGAAATAGAACATGCATATATGTTTGGTCTGCTTGCTTAGTAAATACTGAATCCATGCAGAGGCAGAACTTCTACATtgaatttgttaattttttagGGTTACAACTTACAACTAAAACTTGGAGCAATTACTAGGCTCTAAATTCAAAGATCATGAAGCTACCTGAAATTGTGGATAATCTGGGGCGCTGAATAATGTGACGAGCTTTCCGGACTCGACAATATGATCTATAGTATATCCAACATCCATTCCTCCAAGATCAGGCCGCTTATCCCGTGCATCAGGGCCTTCATGTGATCTGATGATTAGCTGAAATGCAGGAAATGAATGGTACATGAACACATCAATTTCGCAATTGATAAGCTCACTAGATGAAGAGTGAGATGAATAtgtaaaaaacaaaatatacacaaaggAGACATGCACTTCATACAACCAACTTGATTGCAGTAAGATAATTCCAGAAAAAGGCAAGTGTAAGGATATGTTTTTTTACCTAAAAGTAAAACTTTAAACACACAAATGTACTCTGTGGCATTCTGTTTAAGAGTTTGGGTTCAAATGCAAATGACACATAACAATTCTTGTTAAGAGAATTTGAAATAGTCAACAGGTAACTGCATGTTAAATTTCATGAGGCTACTTCATTCCCAAGATCAAGCAGATTTAGGACTCCATCATTCTAGTTAGCAATGTAATTCAGAAAAACACAGGTAAGAGGGGATGATCACATTCCCAGATATCCCTATCATGGTAATTAATGTGGCTAAGGTTATAAAATGTAATGTAGCCATCGTGTATTAGTCTTGTGTCTGCTCCAAGAAAAAACCACGGGGCACATAAGTTCTTGTTtgacagaaaataaattgttcgGAAACCTATATATCATAGTATGACAAAATAACTGCAGCAAGGAAAGATTTTTAATATTCTCCACAAATGACGAAGACGAACAGACTGCTGACATTGCAGATTGGAGCAGTTTGCATTGAGCAAATGATGTCACAGATCAAGAATCTGATATTGGTTAGAAGATCTGTATTTTTATCATGCCTGAGTTGCTGACCAGGTTTTGTATGCATGGGGCACATGAGATATAAAGGGTGATTAAATTCTTTTCTGTTCTCGTGTCATACTTTGGTTATTCCACAAGAAATAGTCCACACTataaaaatactcctatttttttatttcccagCAATCAAAATTCAGCAAGTTCAAATCACAGTTCAAGTCCTCATAATTCTCAGATATTCCGTTGCAATGGTCCCAGCGATTGCATTAGTGAGGAATTATATTCAGTTCATTAATTATCTGTTACAAGTAAAACTTCGATCCAGTTGCATTAAGACACTCCAACAAGTCAGTCTGATGAAGGGATTAGGGTGAGCATGCTTTCCATTTTACCAACATCACATGTATGAGTTATGCAGTTATATATCTCTCGTGAGGTAAAGATTCATATGTTAGAAAAATGTTAAAAAGTACAGGTTTCCCAATTTGATAAGGACCAACCAATAATAATCAATTCTCATATGAACAGTGGTGAAGTTGAAATGTTGAATACCTTTAAATTGAACTTCTTCAAAAATTCTTCAGTACAATCCGGACCATACAAGAGGCCAATTCCTCTCTCGGTATTTGGGGAGAGACCAGGAGTCATTGATGGATCTGACCATAGGATGTCGCCAGGAATCAAGTTCTGACCTTCCCAGGGAGGATCAAGGACAGATCTTCTAGCTTTTGCTAACTCCTCAAAGGAACCGAGAATTAAAGAATCCACCTTAGGGTTGTGAACAACCTTGCGATTCTTCTTTTTAGACCTTTTTGATGGAGTGACAATCGTACCACGGAAAAGCCCTCCATGTGCAGTGTAAACTTGCCCAGCTATGATAGAAGCAAGGGGGAGTCCTTCGAAACATCCCAAACACTTTCTATAGACATGCTTTCCATTATCACCATATTTAGCTAACACTTCCTTTTCAAATCCATAAACGGAAGTGCAATACTTAGATTCATGATTTCCACGAAGCAAAAATACCCTGTGAGGCATAAGAACCTACAAAGTATGTGAACCCCATTATAATCTCAAATTACAGTAGTATCTTTAACCATTATAATTGAGCAATCAAGCTTTTTCTATGACAAGAATCCTCTTTTGAGAAAGCTATAGTAACTACAAGTGACAAGTAAGCAAAGTCCAGAATTTCATCAGCCTTTCACACACCGATTCTCTCTTAACAGAAACAAAAATAGGCTGAATGTGATGTAGGCAAAATATATGCATTGGATCACATTCCAATAACCAAATTATCGTCTTATTAAtcatcctattaattattttccttttaCATCCAGTCGAGTGGCATCTAAATTAGAGACTAGCATCTAGTGTGCCTTATTTACAAATGGAAAAAGCTTATCAAAAAAGGTATATGCGTAAAATTCAATACTGATTCAATCTTAGACAAAGCTCATATACTAGCTTATTTCATACTACTCTTTATCTTGTACAAGGAACTGATCGCCACCTCGGGAGACTAACTAGTCAAATCCCTAATAGTCTAAACACAGCAGACACATATGCTACAAATGGTTCCAGGCAAAACTACCATTTAAAGTGATATTTTTCTGGACGAGCAGCAACATCAATCTTACCACAGAAGTGAACTCTTCAGTCTCAGTTATGGAGATCAAGTAATTAAGTGCTGAACAAGGCAAGAAAGACTAAATGATAATTCAAGCTGCAACTTTTTTCACCCAAACACATCAAACTGGCACCAAAGCCAACAAGATTAAACTCTAGAACGAATATGAACTAGAAAGACTAATCACCATTTAACACTTGATATCCTCACGCATCACTGAAAATCACAAATTTAGCTGGAGACATCACTAACATAGCAGAAAACAAAACGCAACCCTAACCTTCCAGGCCAGCAGAAGCAGAAAAACTTCGAGCCCCCAAGCACCTCTGTCCACATAATCCCCATTGAAAACGAAAAAGCGATCATCGGCAGGAAATCCGGCATCTCTCAGCAGAAAAAGCACATCATGCAGCTGACCGTGAACGTCCCCCACCACCACAACGCGGCAGTCCAAATTGAGATCGGAATTCTCGTCGATCCTGACGCAATTGGGCTCCTTGTGCAAAATCTTAGATGCGGTGAGCACGAGCTTGTCGAAGGCTGCGACGGGGAGCACGGAGGGGAGCTCCGAGGGCGGAAGAGCTTTGGAAGCCCATTCGAAGGCGTGCATGAGGTCGGAGACCCAGGAGACGGTGAGAGCGCCGCCTTCGGGCCATACGATGGGGATCTGAGGGAGGGTTGGGGGTGGGGAGCGTGGTTTGGAATCGGAGGAAGTGGAGGTTGAGGCGGCGGAGAAGAAGTCCTCGTCGGAGGATTGCGGCGgtagaggaggaggaggagccgcCGCCGGTGGTGATGGGAGCATAGCTGGCTATTTTATCTCTGATGCTGTGCCGACGTGGCTTGGCTTCGATGGTCTACCAATTCTTCCGGAGCGTATCTCCTACTCCAATATTGCTACATCATTCCTACTACAATACTCACGTATGACGTTCAgttgtcatgactaatatcatcAGACTATCCAtgtaggattaagttgtgagattattttagttaaagGGAGAGACtttgactaattatcatgagactattcaTCTAAGATTAAGTTATGGGATTACTTTAATTGGAGGGAGGAGACTATGACAAATTATCATTAGACTATCCATGTAGGATTAAGTTGAATGGTTCAATCTTAGgaacaaaaatatatatttaatcatgagatttaatcttgtcaaCCTAACACCgccataataaaataaaataatcttataaaTATATAGTAAGTGCTAGTGGTGCTAgtgggattattttattttgctgaATGTCGAATAGGAAAGGCATAGGAAtgttaagagcatctccaataaccagcgtcaccaccgcgacgccgattttttgcccacgccggtttgacgccgaaccaaccggcgtgggcgaaatcggcgtcaaaatcggcgtctccatgccgattcccgcgctgacgccggttccgacgccgatcctcacgggcgccattgtgcgtcccggatcggcgccaaaccggcgtcggatttaaattttattttttttgtttatagcggcagtagcggtggttcgtcagacctccctgagacggcccaggaggtcccgactcctcggtcgttcggtcgccgacctcgcccggttgggcaaaggcgggcgcagcaggttgcgaggggggcaccccgagttcccaggacgtccattcggcatcccccctcggcaggtctaccgaggagctcaaattcttcgcgcgccaacaaacgcgcgctcaaatggtgaagaccttagccgacttccaagcggcggtggaccccgaggtgaaggattttcttcgtgtattgctccagagccagcgtgaagaattggagacgatgaggagggacaccggcgggaatagccgcggcgtaggtggcgacggaggcggcggcgacgacggtgaagaagcgctgggcgacgacggagacgaggacggcggcgatgagtgattttgttttactttttttaattaatgtactttttaatttttgtacttttttatattattgtactttttttaaaaagtaatgtactttttaaattttaatattattattcgaattttccgtgtttgtctcgtaaattaaattccgtatgttgatacaagtgtaaattaaattatataattgttattagtgatgtggataggtagtgtgaaggctatgtgagggctatttgatgtccagttgatgtggcaagctgatgtggcaggagaattgtagtgctgatgatgtggcagtgtgaaggctatttgatggctatttgacgtccgtgcttattggagatgctctaaaaatACGAGATCCGCCCCGCAATTCTTCGTATTCTACATTCAGTTAAGTAATTAAACCAATTCAAATAATTCAGGTAGCACCCCCTATTAGAGCATTCACATTGTTGTAGATGTCCCCAACTAGCACTagaacatcccaaaaacacatcTTACCATgttataaggacatcccactgcacaataatAGATAaacactaggacatcccaacaaacaaatttacaaatacagaattaaatttgaCATGactacggagaaaatgcaagcattttatataaattaaaaaaacatacataataaaaaatattacattaataaaaaaaagagttcagaaaaaaaaaaccatcctaTAGCTTCGACACCTGCGGCCCCCCTCTCACACCTCGTTGTCCCCTTGGCCAGACCCGGCGGTATCGGAGTCCCCAGAGGCTCCCCCTGTGCCGAGGGGTGGGAGCCCCAAATCGTGCTGCATACTGTCGATGACCCACTTGAGCATCTCCTTGTGTAAGGGGTCAGTCGCCATACTCCACTTTTGTATGACGTCTATCATACTCTCCTACTATTGCATGCGCGCGAGGTCGGTGAGCTCGGAGCTCGGCTGGACACTAGGAACTGCCgattggacctcctgggacccgccAGCGCCTCCCCTAGACATCCGCATTGCCGTTTTTTGCCCAACCGAGGGGGGGGGGTCGGAGCCTCTACGGCAtcgtcggggaggtcgtgggaaccgacGCTACTGCTGTACTcgccagcttcaacacccgcaCGAAACTTGGCAGATCCATCAACACTAGATACGCGTCCCAGTATTTGAACGCGCCGTGCTTCTCGGTCTCTGGGAACTGCTGCATCGACAAGGTCTTCACATCCTCCATCGTCTGGCCACTGGATATCATGCGGGTGTTGTTTTCGTAGATGCCGGCAAATCAGGAGACCGCAGTCTTAATCCGATCCCATTGCTTTCGGCACTCCTCAGACAAGTGAATCTTTCCCTCCGCCGGCTTATACTCACAATATGCTTAGGCGATGCGTGTCCACTGGTCGCCACTATTGGATCATCGCAAACATTGATCCACGCCTTGGACAGAGCCACACATTCTGCCTCAGACTAGACAGTTCTccattcctcctcctcctccccatCGCCCCCCTCCCCCGCCCCTGACGGCTCACCTACCAC encodes:
- the LOC121785093 gene encoding serine/threonine-protein phosphatase 7-like gives rise to the protein MLPSPPAAAPPPPLPPQSSDEDFFSAASTSTSSDSKPRSPPPTLPQIPIVWPEGGALTVSWVSDLMHAFEWASKALPPSELPSVLPVAAFDKLVLTASKILHKEPNCVRIDENSDLNLDCRVVVVGDVHGQLHDVLFLLRDAGFPADDRFFVFNGDYVDRGAWGLEVFLLLLAWKVLMPHRVFLLRGNHESKYCTSVYGFEKEVLAKYGDNGKHVYRKCLGCFEGLPLASIIAGQVYTAHGGLFRGTIVTPSKRSKKKNRKVVHNPKVDSLILGSFEELAKARRSVLDPPWEGQNLIPGDILWSDPSMTPGLSPNTERGIGLLYGPDCTEEFLKKFNLKLIIRSHEGPDARDKRPDLGGMDVGYTIDHIVESGKLVTLFSAPDYPQFQATEERYKNKGAYIVLEPPNFDTPMFHSFEAVTPRPKVNPYYDFEDVIDSDEELDLVSMVTDSGLQQSAA